Proteins encoded by one window of Bacteroidota bacterium:
- a CDS encoding NAD(P)-dependent alcohol dehydrogenase, with product MKASFHTKYGPPEVLQIVEVNKPIPKDDEVLIKIHATTVNRTDCGFRQPEYFFVRFFSGVFKPKINILGTEFAGTVEAIGKNVTLFKVGDSVFGLNTFKFGTHAEYVCIPEHRSIALKPENMSFEEAAAICDGLMLAINYIRKIDFKSTPKILINGASGSIGSAAVQLAKYYGAEITAVCRAEHFELIRSLGANKLIDYTKEDFTKTDDTYDTVLDAVGKSSFGKCKNILKPNGVYYSTELGDWAQNVFLPLFNSFRNKKVKFPIPTDNKKDILFFKELIEGGNFRAIIDRKYPLEKIVEATKYVESGEKVGNVVITIF from the coding sequence TTGAAAGCAAGTTTTCATACAAAATACGGTCCTCCAGAAGTTCTTCAAATTGTGGAAGTAAACAAACCAATTCCTAAAGACGATGAAGTATTAATTAAAATTCATGCTACCACCGTTAACCGGACAGATTGTGGTTTTCGGCAACCGGAATATTTTTTTGTGCGATTTTTCAGCGGTGTATTCAAACCAAAAATTAATATTCTTGGAACTGAATTTGCCGGAACGGTAGAAGCAATAGGAAAAAATGTAACATTATTTAAGGTCGGAGATTCTGTTTTTGGATTAAATACCTTTAAATTCGGCACACATGCAGAATACGTTTGTATTCCGGAGCATAGATCAATTGCGCTTAAACCGGAAAATATGTCGTTTGAAGAAGCTGCTGCAATTTGTGATGGTTTAATGCTAGCAATAAATTATATCCGAAAAATAGATTTCAAATCAACCCCCAAAATACTTATTAATGGTGCATCCGGATCTATAGGCTCTGCTGCGGTTCAACTTGCCAAATATTATGGTGCAGAGATTACAGCAGTATGTCGTGCAGAACATTTTGAATTGATCAGATCATTGGGTGCAAATAAATTAATTGATTATACCAAAGAAGATTTTACAAAAACGGATGACACCTATGATACTGTTTTAGATGCCGTTGGAAAAAGTTCCTTCGGAAAATGTAAAAATATTCTCAAGCCTAATGGAGTATATTATTCCACGGAACTCGGAGATTGGGCACAAAATGTTTTTTTACCACTTTTTAATTCGTTCAGAAATAAGAAGGTAAAATTTCCTATTCCAACCGATAATAAAAAGGACATTTTATTTTTTAAGGAATTAATAGAAGGAGGAAACTTTAGAGCGATAATTGACAGAAAATATCCACTTGAAAAAATTGTAGAAGCAACAAA
- a CDS encoding CbrC family protein, which yields MAFKYFEDPEEIIGLSDELITCDFCNKEKKCFDGSSFFGEDSFENICPECLKGGKLNTLDIFSCSGDIEELKLQLKSLQPELSAQEIDSIAEKKTKELEKETPHLITWQDWLWPVSNGDYCKFIGYGSKSLYNKLAIKSSGELLFKGSIYKDLKEDSDVEYLWDEVLPQDEINNYEESSEYDTVFYVFKSLTSENIITIWDSN from the coding sequence ATGGCATTTAAATATTTTGAAGATCCGGAAGAAATTATCGGACTTAGTGATGAATTAATTACGTGTGATTTCTGTAACAAGGAAAAGAAGTGTTTCGATGGAAGTTCCTTTTTCGGCGAAGATAGTTTTGAGAATATTTGCCCCGAATGTTTAAAAGGCGGTAAACTAAATACGCTGGATATATTTTCCTGTTCAGGCGATATAGAAGAACTCAAACTGCAACTAAAATCCCTCCAACCTGAATTATCAGCTCAGGAAATTGATTCCATTGCAGAAAAAAAGACCAAAGAATTAGAAAAAGAAACTCCGCACCTAATAACCTGGCAGGATTGGTTATGGCCGGTTTCCAATGGCGATTATTGTAAATTTATTGGGTATGGTTCAAAATCCTTATACAATAAATTAGCCATTAAATCGTCAGGCGAACTGTTATTCAAAGGTTCCATTTATAAGGATCTTAAGGAAGATTCCGATGTAGAATATTTATGGGATGAAGTTTTACCGCAAGATGAAATTAATAATTACGAGGAGAGCAGTGAATATGATACCGTATTTTATGTTTTTAAAAGTTTAACCAGCGAAAACATAATAACAATTTGGGATAGTAATTAA
- a CDS encoding Na+/H+ antiporter, producing MQSEFIEYVYLILIILGLVMLANKLNIASPILLVVGGLAVSFIPIFSDITISPELVFFIFLPPLLYEASWQISWKEFWKFRRVISSFAFPIVIITSCVVAVVSNAIIPGFTLALGFLLGGIVSPPDAIAATTIMRQAKAPKTLLSIAEGESLLNDASSLIVFRFALAAIITGQFDLKEASFSFFIVVLMGIAIGLLVGFIFYCIHRWLPVTASIEIVLTIVTPYCMYYSAEHFHFSGVLAVVSGGLFLSSKRLSMLNYMSRIQGVNVWNSIVFVLNGFVFLLIGLQLPSIVQQLGDVSLMTAIWYGLIISFVLIITRIATTLGSSAFTIFISRFITVAESNPGWRMPLVFGWAGIRGVVSLAAALSIPLLLSDGEAFPHRNLILFITFVVILVTLVLQGLTLPWLIRKLSVKSDQANSELDQEKILQKKITQYSINQIEKILNKQGFQNEHLSNLQAKLKTEMVFFNRELDETGDTNQNVRKEFNKIYLDLLDQQRKLLNDINQHSEYDEDIIRKYQFLIDMEEYKVRGKSV from the coding sequence ATGCAAAGCGAATTTATAGAATATGTATATCTGATCCTGATCATTTTGGGTTTAGTAATGCTGGCTAATAAACTCAATATAGCCTCTCCCATATTATTGGTAGTTGGAGGCCTGGCAGTCAGTTTTATACCGATTTTCAGCGATATTACTATTAGTCCTGAGCTGGTTTTCTTTATTTTTCTGCCTCCTTTATTATATGAAGCTTCCTGGCAAATATCCTGGAAAGAATTTTGGAAATTCAGACGTGTAATTTCAAGTTTTGCCTTTCCAATTGTAATAATTACCTCTTGTGTGGTAGCAGTGGTATCGAATGCTATTATTCCGGGATTTACATTGGCGCTGGGTTTTTTATTGGGAGGAATAGTTTCGCCTCCGGATGCAATAGCTGCAACAACAATAATGCGTCAGGCGAAAGCGCCAAAAACATTATTAAGCATTGCCGAAGGTGAAAGTTTACTTAATGATGCATCATCGCTCATTGTTTTTCGTTTTGCATTGGCTGCAATTATCACAGGTCAATTTGATTTGAAGGAAGCATCCTTCAGTTTTTTTATTGTTGTGTTGATGGGCATTGCAATTGGTCTTCTGGTAGGTTTTATATTTTATTGCATTCATCGCTGGTTGCCGGTTACTGCAAGTATAGAAATTGTGCTCACAATTGTAACACCCTACTGCATGTATTATTCGGCGGAACATTTTCATTTTTCTGGAGTGCTGGCTGTTGTTAGCGGTGGATTATTTTTATCCAGTAAACGATTGAGCATGCTCAATTATATGAGCCGAATACAAGGAGTAAATGTTTGGAACAGTATTGTATTCGTTTTAAATGGATTTGTGTTTTTACTTATTGGACTACAATTGCCATCAATAGTTCAACAATTGGGTGATGTAAGTTTGATGACGGCAATTTGGTATGGATTAATTATATCATTTGTATTGATAATTACCCGAATAGCCACTACTTTAGGATCATCAGCCTTTACAATATTTATAAGTCGTTTTATTACAGTTGCAGAATCAAATCCCGGATGGAGAATGCCATTGGTATTTGGTTGGGCAGGTATTCGGGGAGTTGTTTCTTTAGCTGCAGCATTATCAATTCCATTGCTTTTGAGTGATGGAGAAGCATTTCCTCATAGAAATCTCATTCTATTTATAACATTTGTAGTAATTCTGGTAACACTTGTTTTACAAGGTTTAACATTACCCTGGTTAATAAGAAAATTAAGTGTGAAGAGCGATCAGGCCAATTCTGAACTTGACCAGGAAAAAATTCTTCAGAAAAAAATAACACAATATTCTATAAATCAAATAGAAAAAATATTAAACAAACAAGGATTTCAAAACGAACATTTATCCAACCTGCAAGCCAAACTTAAAACAGAAATGGTTTTTTTCAATCGCGAATTGGATGAAACAGGCGATACCAATCAAAATGTAAGAAAGGAGTTTAATAAGATATATCTCGATCTGTTGGATCAACAACGCAAATTATTGAATGATATCAATCAGCATTCGGAATACGATGAAGACATTATCCGGAAATATCAATTCCTGATCGATATGGAAGAATACAAGGTGCGGGGCAAATCAGTTTAG
- a CDS encoding putative metal-dependent hydrolase: MIDEILKYPVGKFKRPEIITSELLNQYINTISLFPEKLKQEVSYLNDDQLNTEYRPEGWTIRQLINHCADSHANSLIRFKLALTEDNPIVKPYLEAEWAKLADSTSIPIAPAFKMLEGIHERWVVLLNNMSESDFLRAFVNPQNGKQFTLAVATALYAWHCDHHLAHVTTLKKNKGW; the protein is encoded by the coding sequence ATGATAGATGAAATATTAAAATACCCGGTCGGAAAATTTAAAAGACCCGAAATAATTACATCAGAGTTATTAAATCAATATATCAATACTATTTCCTTATTTCCTGAAAAACTCAAACAAGAAGTATCTTATCTAAACGATGATCAGTTAAATACGGAATACCGACCTGAAGGATGGACCATCAGGCAGTTAATTAATCATTGTGCTGATAGTCATGCAAACAGCCTTATAAGGTTTAAACTTGCTTTAACGGAAGATAATCCGATAGTTAAACCCTATCTCGAAGCGGAGTGGGCTAAATTAGCGGATAGTACTTCAATTCCAATTGCTCCCGCGTTTAAGATGTTGGAAGGTATACACGAAAGATGGGTGGTATTATTAAATAATATGTCGGAATCCGATTTTCTAAGAGCATTTGTTAATCCTCAAAATGGAAAACAATTTACATTAGCTGTAGCAACTGCACTATATGCCTGGCATTGTGATCACCATCTTGCGCATGTAACAACTTTGAAAAAAAATAAAGGATGGTAA
- a CDS encoding GNAT family N-acetyltransferase, protein MNNLIRCNSDNKDFQNLVKELDIDLAIRDGDDHAFYHQFNKINSLQHVIVAYESSTAVGCGAIKEFSSDTMEIKRMFVLPQYRGKGIASLILTALENWSLELNHQTCILETGIKQPEAIRLYEKNNYFKIPNYGQYANIENSLCFKKYLIKQ, encoded by the coding sequence ATGAATAACCTTATCCGTTGCAATTCCGATAATAAAGACTTTCAAAATCTGGTGAAGGAACTTGATATTGATTTAGCAATTCGAGATGGAGACGATCATGCATTTTATCATCAATTCAATAAAATTAATTCCCTTCAACATGTAATTGTTGCTTACGAATCATCAACCGCAGTGGGTTGTGGAGCTATCAAAGAATTTTCTTCCGATACCATGGAAATTAAAAGAATGTTCGTGCTTCCTCAATACCGAGGTAAGGGTATTGCATCTTTGATATTAACCGCTTTAGAAAACTGGAGTCTGGAACTCAACCACCAAACTTGTATCTTAGAAACAGGAATAAAGCAACCAGAAGCCATACGTTTGTACGAAAAAAATAATTATTTCAAAATTCCGAATTACGGGCAATATGCTAATATTGAAAACAGCCTGTGTTTTAAAAAATATTTAATAAAACAATAA
- a CDS encoding nuclear transport factor 2 family protein, giving the protein MSNKKVIKTYMEGFNEGDHAKILSCLTDNVIWEMHGLFSHVGKEAFDKEIENEAFEGRPTITLIRMVEEGNIVVAEGNVKFKVKNGPMMDAMFCDVFHFEGDKIKQLTGYIMTPK; this is encoded by the coding sequence ATGAGCAACAAAAAAGTTATAAAAACCTACATGGAAGGTTTCAACGAAGGTGACCACGCTAAAATTTTATCCTGTCTTACTGACAATGTTATTTGGGAAATGCACGGATTATTTTCTCATGTTGGGAAAGAAGCATTCGACAAGGAAATTGAAAACGAAGCCTTTGAAGGAAGACCCACCATTACATTAATCAGGATGGTGGAAGAAGGGAATATAGTTGTAGCAGAGGGAAATGTAAAATTTAAAGTAAAAAACGGTCCAATGATGGATGCTATGTTTTGTGATGTGTTCCATTTTGAGGGTGATAAAATAAAGCAACTTACAGGTTACATAATGACACCTAAATAA
- a CDS encoding VOC family protein, which translates to MLTSINPKLPMRDKATTRDFYLNKLGFQEFGSADFDGYLMVEKDNIQIHFFEFKELDPAENYGQVYIRTDDIENWYQLALDKNINMPEAGHLEMKHWMQREFSMLDPDNNLLTFGQSIM; encoded by the coding sequence ATGTTAACATCTATCAACCCAAAACTCCCAATGCGCGATAAGGCAACAACCAGGGATTTCTATTTAAACAAATTAGGCTTTCAAGAATTTGGCAGTGCTGATTTTGATGGGTATCTAATGGTAGAAAAAGATAATATCCAAATTCATTTTTTCGAATTTAAGGAACTTGATCCGGCAGAAAATTATGGTCAGGTTTATATTCGTACTGATGATATTGAAAATTGGTATCAGTTAGCTTTGGATAAAAACATTAATATGCCTGAAGCCGGTCATTTAGAAATGAAACACTGGATGCAGAGGGAATTTTCTATGCTCGATCCGGACAATAACTTACTTACATTTGGTCAGAGCATAATGTAA